In Nitrosococcus halophilus Nc 4, the genomic stretch GGGGGGAGTGGGAGAACACGATCACCGGGGTATCGTTAGCATAGGATTCTAGATCCTGTTGGAGCCATTGACGTTGGCTCGCCCCCACTTGAAAACGACTCTGGAGGCCATTGTCGAGTCCGGCTACAGTTTTCATCCGCTCCATGGGAGTCATATTCCGCTCGGTCCAGAAGTCCTCTTCCAGGACGCTATTCAGAGTAACGAAATGCACGCCCTTATGGTCGAAGGAATAGTTCGGTTCTCCAAACAATTCCCGCCATTTTTCTCCCATGTCTAGGAACCAATCGTGTTCACCGACCATCATGCGGACGGGGGCCTTGAGCTCTTTTAGGATTTGGGCTCCCAGTTCCAGCTCCTCAGGCTGTCCCAGTTGGGCCAGATCACCTCCGTAGAGGACGAAATCCGGCTGAGGATCCAGATGGTTGACGTCGTCTACGGCCCGCAATAATTGCCGCACAAAGCGGTCATTGAGCTCTCGTTTATAAAGGTGGGAGTCAGAAATGTAGGCGAAGGTGAACCCCTCCTGACCACTACCGGTGTTTTCCGTAGCAGCCGCATTAGCGACCCGAACCGGCATAAAGCTATGAACATTAAACTCCACCCCCTTGGCTAGGGCGGCGGCCATAGCCGCCATGGAAATTTTTAGGAAAGTCCGTCGATCCAGATTTTGCAGTTCCTGGAATAGGGCCTCACGCTCTTGGTAATACTGGGTTTCGACACTCTTAAGTGTTATGAGCCGTTTCTTGCTCATTAGTCTTCCCCCTTCACCCGACGCTCAAATGGCAATACCCGGCGCGCTGCCATATCTTTGTCCCGGAAAGGACGGGCTTTCTTGGCCTGCTGGCGCTGTTCTGCAAAAATTGCTTGGTTTTGATCGGCAAAGCGCTCATCGGTCAGGGTAAACATCCATGCTACCAGGGCGTCGATTTCCTCTTCGCTCAAGGCTAGGGGTTCGATGCCGCCATCCAGAAAGGGATTGGGCTCACCTCCCTTGTTGTAGTGGTCCATGACATCCCATAAGGTTTGCATGGAGCCGTCATGCATATAAGGTGCGGTTAAAGCGATATTGCGCAGTTGCAGGGTTTTAAAGGCGCCAATATCACCCCGGTCTTTAGTGACCAAAAACCGGCCTAGTTCAGAGAGATCCGTTTCCAACGCTAGTTGATCCACGGTTTCTATTCCCCCTTCTTTTTCTAGGGCTTCCAATGCCCGACGGGCCAATTGCTCAAAATCCTGATAGCGGGCCGCCACGCCAATATTGTGAAAGCGGTTGTCCGTGCCGATGGGATTAGAGGGATTCATGTGGTGGCAACTTACACAGCGGGCCTTGCCATTAAAGAGGGCCCAGCCCCGTTTCGCCTCTTCTGAAATCGCTTTTTCCTCACCCGCCAGAAAACGATCGAAGGGGGCGCTAAGAAAGACCTGAGTTCGCTCAAAGGCCGCAATAGCGCGAGCGAGATCTTCATAGTTCGGCGCCGCCCCATAGGCGGCCTGGAATAGGTTTTGATATTCAGGATCACCGGCAATGGCAGCGAGTGCTTTTTGCTGATTAGGATGGGCCATCTCAATGGGGTTGACGATAGGCAACTTGGCTTGCTCTTCCAGACTCGGTACCCGGCCATCCAAGAATTGGGTTTGCATGAACATGGCGTTCATGGTGGTTGGTGCATTGCGTTGACCCAGTGCACCGCCGACCCCTTCCGAGACTCTCCGTTGGTCGGTAAAGCCTCGGCTCACATCGTGGCAAGTGGCACAGGCGACGGTTCCATCCCTGGAAAGGCGGGTATCAAAGAACAATTTCTTGCCCAGAGTTACCCGTTCGGGAGTCATGGCGTTATCTTGGGGGATGATAACTTCCTGCCAAAAGATGGGATCAACTTCCGGGGGGGGCTGGGTCACATCTCGATCCGCAAGGAGCTTATCGAAAATGGTGACTTGGACGTTCATGGGCAACGCGCCATGGGGGCCTCGTTCTTCAGTGCCGTTTCCTCGGGCGGGTTCCCCACTGACTAGAAGTAAGGTAGTCGTCAATAAGGCCAGACCCCCGGCGAGGGATGGGTTCCACTTCACAGAGTGCCTCCTGAACTGTATGGCTTTTATATTTAAGATTTAGTAGGGGATTAGCCTTTTGTCCAGATTTAAACGGGAAGTACTCTATGTTTATCCTGGCCAAAAACAATCATCTAGCATTTCATCCATTGACCAAGGACATTGAGCGGGAAAATCATTTTTCTCCTTATTGGTTTCACGGGCGGCCATCAACACTGCTCGCCGATAGATTTTTGGCAGCTTCTCATGGATGACAGGCCCGAGACTGGGACTCTCTTCAAGTCGATCCTGTACTCGTAGACGCTGCTCTTCAATTGTCAGCCGCCAGCTTTTACCTCGTCGTTCAGGCTGGTATTGCCACTTGAGCAAATGCGCCAGCAGCACTTCAAGACGGCTCTCGGTGGCCCGTCGCTCACTGGCCCCCATATCCTCAAGCTCCTCGATCAAGTCATTCACGTCTACCTCGCTCAGCTTTCCTTGGCGTAGCTTTTCGATGGTCTCTTGAGTCCAGGCGTAATAATCTTGGGTGGGATCTGTCATGTTCTTTCCTGGGCTTCTAAGCGGTCAACTGCCGTTTCTGGGATTATAGCCAACTCTTCTATCCCTGTTGTATCAGGGTGCCATAGAGTACTAAGGCAATGATCAGGAAGAGGAGTCCGAAGTTTCTCCAGCGCTGCAAGGCGGCTTCCAGGCGGGTGGGAGTCGTATGGAGATCTAACCTTCGGGGCAGGGTAAAAAGTTGAGACGGGAGGCGAGGGATCGGCTGAATGATCTGATGGGTCCAGCGGGCAAGGATTCTTAACCATCGTTCAATCAGAATCAAAATATCGCCGCTAGGAATAAACCACCTCCACTCAAGTCGGCGGCACAGTAAAGCTCCTAGGAGGAAGAGCGCAATGCCGAGGAGAATGGCTTCCCCGCCGCTTTTGATTGCGGAAAATTTGAGGGAGGCTGAGGCGGCTTGATCGGCATAAGGCCAAAGCCAAGTGGCAAGATCAACGGCAAGCAAAAGCCCTAGGGCAGGCAGCCACATCCCCAAGGGTAAGCGTCCTTTTAAGTCCTTGGGCCAAGTCAAGTCAATAAACCGGGCCATGAGTAGGGTAGTCCCAATACTGGAGGCCAACAGCAGGCCGGGCAACCCATCACTCCAGGGTGAGGGGGCTAGGTGACTGAGGGATTTTAAGGCTGTTTTGGCAATGGCCCCGCTGGTGAAAGGGGCGCCTGCTAAGGTAAGCGCCGGAAACAAGAGGGCCAAACCCACTAGGATCCCGCCGCCATGGCGAGCCAGCCCGACGCCTAGGAACAGTGCTCCCTTGGCCAGGGCATGGTGGAGGGCAAAGAGAGTGAGGGTGGTAAGTACCAGGGGCCACTGGGCCGGTGCCACGAGGCCCACCCCCACCCCCAGGGTGATGAGCCCCATTTGGCTGATGCTGGAATAGGCGAGGAGGGCCTTGGGTTCCCGTTGGGCCAGGCCCACCAGCACGCCGTAGAAAGCCGCAATAAGTCCTGCCACAATCAAACCGGTGCCCCAAGAGGGAAGCGGCATTTGGCCCAGGGGGAGGAACCGCAGCCAGCCTAGCAGGCCGGCATTGATCATGGCCCCCCCTAAGACCGCAGCCCCCGGCGTGGGGGTCGCCGCGTAGGCTGGGGGCAAAGAGAAATGGAGGGGGAGGAGTCCTAGCTTGATGCCAAAACCTATCAACAAAAGGGTCAGGACCACCGGGTCAGAACTCACCACTGGGGTTTGAACTATCTCTAGGGTATTCATCTCCACGGCCAGTAATATCATGGCCGAGAAGAGACAGGCCTCGCCGATGACCACCATGGATAAATAAACCCGTCCGGCCCGCCTCGCTTCCTGGTTCCCTGGGTGGATGACTAAGCCATAGGCGGCAATGCTCATGAGGGCGAATAGCAACAGAAAGCTCAGCATGTCTTGGGCCAGAATCAGCCCTAAATTGCCGGCCATAGTGAGGAGATAGAAAAAGAAGAACCGGTCCCGCTGGGGATCATTGGCCTGGTAACGAAGGCCATAAAGGCCGGCTAGCCACCACAGCAAAGCAGTAAAGGATAAAAAAGGGGTCCCCGTGGGATCTAAACCAAAGTGTGCCCCTAAAAGCAACCAGGGCACTTTGAGGTCCACACCCGCAGGTAGCCAGAAACTTGCTGCCAGTGCCGGGAGGGCTGCCCAAGGAGTGAGCCGAGTGATCACAGGGCGCAAAGCAGGCACTGACCAGGTAAGGGCCAGGGCCAAAGGCAGAATCAGGGCCAAGGGTAGCAGCAGGCTCATAAAGGGTAACGGTGGTATTCTCGCTCGGCAATAAGGCGGGCCCACTCGGCGGGGCTAAAGGGGGCATGGGCCAGAAGGCCGGCAGCCAGGACCATGGCCGCGGTGACCAGTGGCGGCAGGAGCAGCATCCAAGAGGTTTCGAAACGACCGTGGGAAACCTCTTCGGGCCAAGGGTTTTTCTGGGGCTTGAACCAGGCGATATAAAGAATGGGCAGAAAATAGGCGGCATTCAAGACGCTGCTAAGGGCCAAAATCACTAATACCCAAGGGTCTCCCGCCAAGACGGCCCCGTTACCCAGATACCATTTGCTGATAAAGCCGGCCAAGGGTGGGACGCCAATCATCCCTAAGGCGCCGAGAGTAAAGGCAGTCATGGTCCAGGGCATGCGTCGCCCAACGCCTGCCATTTCGCTGATACGATGGATTCCCAGGGTTTCGGCCAGATTCCCGGCACAAAAAAACAGGGTGATTTTCATCAGTCCCTGATGTACCAGGTGGGACATGGCCCCGATGGTGGCCACTGGATTTAAGATAGCAGCGCCGAGGGCAATATAAGAGACTTGACTGATGGTGGAATAGGCCAACCGGCGTTTGAGATCATCCTGGAACAGGGCCCGCACCGAGCCATAGACAATGGTAAAGGAAGCCACCCAAGCCAGGGGTGTTGCCAGGCCCAAACTGGCCACGAATTCAATCCCAAAGACATTGTCCACTATCCGGACAATGCCGAAGACGCCTGCTTTCACCACTGCAACCGCGTGCAGGAGAGCGCTAACCGGCGCTGGTGCCACCATAGCGTGGGGGAGCCAACCATGCAAAGGCACCAGGGCTGCTTTGACTCCCACCCCAGCGATAAGTAAAGCAAAGATGATGGTCAGCGTTTGGGGGTCCACGGGAGGAGCATTTACCAGCAGTCCCCCCTGAATGAAGTTAAGCGGCCCCACCAGGGTTCGGAGCCAGGCCATGCCGACCAAAAAGAACACGCCACCGGCTAAGGTGTAGCCTAGATAGATCTTGCCAGCACGCAGGGCCTCTTTCGTCCCCCGGTGGATCACTAGAGGATAGGTGGAGAGGGTCAGCATTTCGTAAAAAATAAAAAAGGTCATCAGGTTGCCGGCGAGGGCAATGCCTACACTGGCGCTGACACAAAGGCTAAAAAAGCCAAAAAAACGGCTCCGATGGGGCGATCCTTCCAGATAGCCTACGGCATAGAGGGTAGTAAAAAACCACAAGACTGAAGAAAGGGCCACAAATAGTACCGACAGGGTATCGGCCCGAAGCAACAGATCTATTTCTGGCAATAGGGACAGTCGGGTCTCATAGTGTTGTTGGTGGAAGACGCCCCAGATTAAAAAGGCCACTAGGAGCAATTTGAGGGTAGCTGCCGCCATGTTGAGGGTAGTGCGCGCCCTATGGGCGTACTGGGGGAGGAAAAAAATCACGATCCCAGGCACCAGGGAGCTTAGCAGGATAAGCAGCGGTAGCCAGAAGCTCCAATTCACAGCAATAGCTCCTTATCAGGCACCGGGGCGCCGATCCCGATGAGAGTCAGGGGCGTCTGGGCGATGAGACCGAGGACGACGGCCATTAAGGCCAGCAGGAGGGCTGACCATTCCATAAACCAAGGTACGGGACGGTAATTGGCTGTACTGGGGACTTGGGCGAAGGCGCGGGCCAATACCCGAAAGACATAACCGGCGGCGAGCAAACCGCCGAGCACAATAATGAAGGCCCACCCCCATTGGTCGCTGGCAATAGCCGCGGTAAGCAAAGACCATTTGGCCAGGAAACCGCCGCTGGGCGGCAGCCCCATGAGGCTTACTCCCGCCAGCCCAAAGGCAAAGAGGGTCACGGGCAAGTGCTGGCTGATGCCGTCTAAGTCTTGGATGCGATCGTGTCGCAGGGCATACAGCACGGTGCCGGCGGCTAAAAACATGCCCCCTTTAGCAAGGCCATGGGCTAGGGCGTGATAAAGGCTACCGCTCCAAGCGGTGAAGGCAGTGGCCGTCTCTTGGGTCAAGGGAAAAACCAGAAACAGATAACCTAACTGAGCCACGGTGGAGTAAGCCACAAGGAGCTTGAGGCGCTGTGTCTGCAGGGCCTGGAGAGAACCCCAAAGGATGGCGAAGGCACCCAACAGCCCTAACAGATTGGCGGCTGCTGCGGTGGTAGTCTCCGGAAAAACGGTAAACCACAGTCGTAGCAAGAGATAAAAGGTGGCTTTGACCACCAACGCCGAGAGGACGCTGCTAACGGGCGTAGGCGCATTAGCATGGGCCGGAGGCAGCCAGAAATGGAGGGGGAAAAGGGCCGTTTTCAATAACAAGCCCACACCCATCATTGTAAGGGCTGCCCCCGGTAAGGGCCCGGCCTGAATGAGCTGCCCCAGGGAAACCATATCCACCGTATGGTAGCCGGCATAGAGCAAACCCACGCCTAGTAGATAAAACAGGGACCCTAGGAGGCTGACCAGCAGATAACGGATGGCGGCGCCTAGGGCTGCTGCCTGCCCTGAAAGGCCCACCAGGGCAACAGAGGCTAAGCCGATTAACTCCAAGGTGACATAGGCATTAAAGACATCGGCGGTGAGAAAAAGGCCATTGAGGGCGGCCCATAGAAACAGCCATAGGGGCCAGAAATAATCCCGTTCATGGGCATGATGGGGATCTTCCTTCGAGCCAAAATAACCTACCCCATAGAGGCTGGTAAAAACTCCCACCGAAGCCGCCAGAAGGAGCATGAGTGCGCTCAAGCCATCTATATAGAACTCAATGCCGAGGGGCGCTCCCCAACCACCGATAGGGTAACGCTGGGGGCCCTCTGCGAGCACTTGTTGAGTGAGGGCAATCCCCAATAACAGCACACCCATAGCGGTCACTAGGCCAATCAGGCTTTTGTAGCGGGGCACGGTGAAGGCAAGGAGCGCCCCTACCAGGGGCAGAACCATGATCCAGGCTGGCCAGTGGGCGCTGAAATTAGGGGTTTCCATCAAGACCCAAAGGACATGAAGGTGAAGGAATCTCGCTCATTTGGGAAAAGCTGAAGGAAATGAGTATCTCTAATGAAGCAATCCATTCTAATCCATTTAAGTTTTTGATTTTTTTGTGCTCTTTGTGCCTTTGTGGTGATTTTATAAATCGTTCGGGCTAAGGGTTCATTCCGAGGGGGACTCATCCTCAAGTTCTGCCCGGCCAGTGATGGCTTTAAATCGGGTGGCAAGAGCCAGCCCTAGCAACATGGAAGCCGAGGCGACTACAATTCCGGTAAGTACCATCGCTTGAGGAACGGGATCGGGCATCCCTTCGGGGGTGCGGGAGGCAGCCGCCACATAGACCAAAAAAACCCCGCTGGCCATGATGTTGAAGGCCAGAATTTTGCGCAGCAGATGAGGGTAGGCCAAGAGGGCGTATAGGCCGATGATAAACAGCCCAATTCCAGTCAAGATATAGAGTAAAACGGGCGTTAGCATCATGGCTTTTTTCCTTTGCGTGGTCGGCCACCGGCAAAAAGGGCAGCCAGGATAACGCCAATGGAAAGGGCGGCGGGAAATTCCAGCCACAAAATTTTGGTTTTCATCCACTCAGGAGGGGTTTCCAAGAGGGGGCCTCCGGCAACAAGGGGGATGATGGCCACGGTGAGGAAGATGGCGATGCCTAATGCAGCCGCAAAACGTAGCCAGATCCTCAAGGGGAATAGGATTTCATGGAGGTTAGAGAGGATGAGGAGTACGCCGATAGTCCCCAGCAGAGCCCCGCCCTGAAAAGCACCGCCGGCAGCGCTTCCCCCGGCCCAGACCAGATAAAGGGAGGCGAGGGTAATCAGAGGAATCACCAACCGCAGAAAATCGAGCAGGATAGGATCAGACGGTTTCCTGGGAGGGGGGAGGAAAGCTTCTCCTAGGGACCAGACCCCGATCAGGGCAAGGAGCAAGACGGTAAGTTCCAGCAAGGTGTCGTAATCACGAAATATCAGCAATACCGCCGTCACCGGATTGATTGCCCCGCCGGGTTCTTTGGCGGCGAGGACCATGGGCTCCAGGCCCGGTGTGACGGGGGCGAGTTCCATGATTCCCCCTACCAGGATAGCCATGAGGATCGATAGCAACGAAAATAACAGGGCCCGATAGGGGTCTATCCCCGTTTCAATTGACGATCTAGGCTTCGGGGTCATGGTGAAGTTCTGAGTCCCTTTGCTGGGGTTGTCGCTCGCCCATTCGGCGCAAGGTGACCAGCAAGGCGGTGCCTGACAGACCCGCGCCGATAACCGCCTCCGCTAGGGCGATATCAATAGCGGCCAGCCGAACCCAGACCAATGCCATGATGAGGCCAAAGGCGATAAACAACACGATGGCCCGGAACAGATCCGGATGGGTGAGCAATTGCCAAGCCAGCCAGAGCAGGGTGAGTGCCAGCAGTCCATCAATGCTCCACTGCAAGAAGCTCATGGTTTGCTCCTGGGCTGGATACCTCGGTTTAATGCGGCTCGCGCAATGAGAAAGCTGGTGGTGGCGCTAGAGGCGATTACCAATAGCCAAATTAAAATCAATTTGAGCGCGCCAGTTAAAGTTTCAGCCTGTAGTACCAGACCGGCGATGACCAGCCCAAGGCCCAGGTTATCCGCTTTGGTGAGGGCATGGAGGCGGCTATAGATGTCGGGAAACCGCAACAAACCAATCGTGCCCACGACAAAAAAGAGGACCCCAGATAGGATAAAGGTAGCGCCTAGCCAATGGCTGAGGGACATCAGGCTAGTCATGGGTTTCGGGTTCTATACCCCAGATACGTTGCACGAAGGCGATGCCGGCGATGGCTGCCAGGAGAGCAAAAACTAAAGCCACGTCCTGCAAAGCAGGGGTATCCGTTGCTTCGCCCAATAGCAGTAAAATAGCCACGCTGGTGGTGCCAAAAAGTTGTGCTGTGAGCATCCGGTCCGCCGCCGTAGGCCCTCGCACTATCCGGATGAGGCCTACCATGATGGTGACTATTAGAATTTCACTAAGAACCAACTCCAAATCAAATAGTGCCATTCCCATTCCCGGTGTTCTCGTTCGTCTCGATATTAGTGTGCTTTAAACGGAACAGGGTTGCAATGCGGGTTTCAAGGGTCTGGACTTCGTCGATAATCGGCGCCTGGGTGTCTAAGACATGGAGAGTGAGGCGATGGCGATGGATGCGTGCCACTAGGGTACCGGGCAACAGATTGATGGTATAGACAAGCAGGGTGCGAGCGGGAGTCTCCGGGGGGAGTTGGGTTGAAAATTCCACCAGGCCAGGGTTGAGGGGTAACCGCGGCTGGAGTACCCGTTTCGCCACATCGATGCCAGCGCGCAGTGATTGACACAAAAAAAAGAGGATAAAACGTAGTAAACTAAAATAATTTAAACGGAAAAATTTTCTACGGGAAAGCTGTAGGCTGACATAGGTCGTTGCTAAGACAGCAGGTATTCCCACTCCCCAGGAGGTGGGATCGCCGCCAGTTAGGATCCACCATAGCCCGGCGAAGAGTAAAATTCGCCCGAGGACGGGGAACAAGAAGGCTTGATCGCGTTTACTTTGCGAGTGTAGTTTCACTAGTTATCCAGTAGTCACCATGGGGTTGTGAAGGGGGTGTTTTTATTTACCAATCCTCCGCCCAAAGCCCCTTCCTTCAGGGAGGGGATGTAGGGCGGTTCTGTTCGTGTACAATGTTCTTTGTTGGTTGTGCTGTTGTTGCACATCTCCTCCTGTCTAGCTTTAAGCGGGGGCAGGGTTGAAGTAAGGTGTTTTTCAGAGACATCCCGCTCGGGCATGGGCGTCCGCACTAGGGAATCCTCTTCCTTAAAGGGAGAGGTGGATGTCAAGAGGCCCATCTTCCAGGTGCCCTTTATTTTGAATGTATTCAAAGATAAGTTAAGCATGGTCTATGATTAACAACAAGATGGGTAATGATTTATGGCACATCCTCCTCTCTGGCCGTAGCGTGGTCAATTTCCAGTTTGCGGCTCCCCAATTCTCGACTTCTCGCTTAGGTTAGCTTTTAAGCAGAGATCTACCCAATAATATTTAACAGGCAGGTCAACTGGCATGAAACAAATTAAGAGCATCCTTTTAGCCCTGGACGGCAAATATCACCGGCAGGCATTGATAGCCCAGGTGGCAGCGGTGGCTGGAGAGGGTGGTGCCCAGGCAACTTTATTGAGCGTTTTGGAATCGCCGCCAAGCAAGCAGGAGGTGGGAATAGAACCGTCGGAACTCCAGCGGCTGATGACCGAAGATCGAGTGGAGCAGTTAAAGGATATCGCCTCGGAACTTGAAAAGCATGGCCTTCAAGTCACTGTCAAGGTCTCCCAAGGGAAGGCCTTTATGGAAATCATTCGGGAAGCTTTGAAAGGAAATTATGATCTGGTCATGAAGCCCGCGGAGAGCGAGTCTACCACCAGGAGCATTTTGTTTGGCAGCACGGATATGCAGCTTTTGCGGATGTGTCCCTCTCCGATGTGGGTCATTAAACCGACTCACCATACGCAAATGGGCAAAATTATGATTGCCGTAGATTTGCTTCCTTTTGATGAAGAAAAAAGCGCGCTTGCTGACAAAGTGATTCAATGGGGGAAAGTGATTGCTCATTTGGCGAATGCCGAGCTTCACGTGCTTCATGTCTGGGAACTCTATGGGGAAACGACTTTGCGAGGAAGAACGGTTTTGGCGGATACCGTCGATAACCTGGTGCGAGAAGAGGAGCGGCGGCATCGCCAATGGCTGGATGAAGCACTTTCAAGAAATGGGGTAGAGCAGAAACAAGTGCAGATACATTTTTATAAAGGTGAGGCGAAAAAATTAATCCCTACCGTAGCCAATAGAACGGACAGTGATCTATTGATCATGGGGACTGTTGGGCGAACCGGGATACCGGGCTTTTTTATTGGCAATACCGCTGATTCGGTGCTTCACCAAGTGGACTGTTCAATTCTTGCCATCAAGCCGGACGGCTTTGTGACACCAGTGAAGGTCGATCGTTAACTCTGTCCTGAAAGACGGGTAAGCCCTACTTTTTAATTTTTTCGAAGAAGCGTTTTCCCTCGGCTTGAAAGCCGAGGCTTGC encodes the following:
- a CDS encoding metallophosphoesterase family protein, which gives rise to MSKKRLITLKSVETQYYQEREALFQELQNLDRRTFLKISMAAMAAALAKGVEFNVHSFMPVRVANAAATENTGSGQEGFTFAYISDSHLYKRELNDRFVRQLLRAVDDVNHLDPQPDFVLYGGDLAQLGQPEELELGAQILKELKAPVRMMVGEHDWFLDMGEKWRELFGEPNYSFDHKGVHFVTLNSVLEEDFWTERNMTPMERMKTVAGLDNGLQSRFQVGASQRQWLQQDLESYANDTPVIVFSHSPLYKYYRPWNFWTEDAEEVQALLRRFDQVTVIHGHTHQLLTHRMGNIHFHGMLSTAWPWPYAPEGLPELTVQMNRADPFNPNDALGDGSVQVQSEGLVDKLYNLWNRNPVEVKSTYLVSNGTKAVPPKPNLVSY
- a CDS encoding cytochrome-c peroxidase, which codes for MKWNPSLAGGLALLTTTLLLVSGEPARGNGTEERGPHGALPMNVQVTIFDKLLADRDVTQPPPEVDPIFWQEVIIPQDNAMTPERVTLGKKLFFDTRLSRDGTVACATCHDVSRGFTDQRRVSEGVGGALGQRNAPTTMNAMFMQTQFLDGRVPSLEEQAKLPIVNPIEMAHPNQQKALAAIAGDPEYQNLFQAAYGAAPNYEDLARAIAAFERTQVFLSAPFDRFLAGEEKAISEEAKRGWALFNGKARCVSCHHMNPSNPIGTDNRFHNIGVAARYQDFEQLARRALEALEKEGGIETVDQLALETDLSELGRFLVTKDRGDIGAFKTLQLRNIALTAPYMHDGSMQTLWDVMDHYNKGGEPNPFLDGGIEPLALSEEEIDALVAWMFTLTDERFADQNQAIFAEQRQQAKKARPFRDKDMAARRVLPFERRVKGED
- a CDS encoding DUF29 domain-containing protein — its product is MTDPTQDYYAWTQETIEKLRQGKLSEVDVNDLIEELEDMGASERRATESRLEVLLAHLLKWQYQPERRGKSWRLTIEEQRLRVQDRLEESPSLGPVIHEKLPKIYRRAVLMAARETNKEKNDFPAQCPWSMDEMLDDCFWPG
- a CDS encoding complex I subunit 5 family protein; its protein translation is MSLLLPLALILPLALALTWSVPALRPVITRLTPWAALPALAASFWLPAGVDLKVPWLLLGAHFGLDPTGTPFLSFTALLWWLAGLYGLRYQANDPQRDRFFFFYLLTMAGNLGLILAQDMLSFLLLFALMSIAAYGLVIHPGNQEARRAGRVYLSMVVIGEACLFSAMILLAVEMNTLEIVQTPVVSSDPVVLTLLLIGFGIKLGLLPLHFSLPPAYAATPTPGAAVLGGAMINAGLLGWLRFLPLGQMPLPSWGTGLIVAGLIAAFYGVLVGLAQREPKALLAYSSISQMGLITLGVGVGLVAPAQWPLVLTTLTLFALHHALAKGALFLGVGLARHGGGILVGLALLFPALTLAGAPFTSGAIAKTALKSLSHLAPSPWSDGLPGLLLASSIGTTLLMARFIDLTWPKDLKGRLPLGMWLPALGLLLAVDLATWLWPYADQAASASLKFSAIKSGGEAILLGIALFLLGALLCRRLEWRWFIPSGDILILIERWLRILARWTHQIIQPIPRLPSQLFTLPRRLDLHTTPTRLEAALQRWRNFGLLFLIIALVLYGTLIQQG
- a CDS encoding complex I subunit 5 family protein, which gives rise to MNWSFWLPLLILLSSLVPGIVIFFLPQYAHRARTTLNMAAATLKLLLVAFLIWGVFHQQHYETRLSLLPEIDLLLRADTLSVLFVALSSVLWFFTTLYAVGYLEGSPHRSRFFGFFSLCVSASVGIALAGNLMTFFIFYEMLTLSTYPLVIHRGTKEALRAGKIYLGYTLAGGVFFLVGMAWLRTLVGPLNFIQGGLLVNAPPVDPQTLTIIFALLIAGVGVKAALVPLHGWLPHAMVAPAPVSALLHAVAVVKAGVFGIVRIVDNVFGIEFVASLGLATPLAWVASFTIVYGSVRALFQDDLKRRLAYSTISQVSYIALGAAILNPVATIGAMSHLVHQGLMKITLFFCAGNLAETLGIHRISEMAGVGRRMPWTMTAFTLGALGMIGVPPLAGFISKWYLGNGAVLAGDPWVLVILALSSVLNAAYFLPILYIAWFKPQKNPWPEEVSHGRFETSWMLLLPPLVTAAMVLAAGLLAHAPFSPAEWARLIAEREYHRYPL
- a CDS encoding complex I subunit 5 family protein gives rise to the protein METPNFSAHWPAWIMVLPLVGALLAFTVPRYKSLIGLVTAMGVLLLGIALTQQVLAEGPQRYPIGGWGAPLGIEFYIDGLSALMLLLAASVGVFTSLYGVGYFGSKEDPHHAHERDYFWPLWLFLWAALNGLFLTADVFNAYVTLELIGLASVALVGLSGQAAALGAAIRYLLVSLLGSLFYLLGVGLLYAGYHTVDMVSLGQLIQAGPLPGAALTMMGVGLLLKTALFPLHFWLPPAHANAPTPVSSVLSALVVKATFYLLLRLWFTVFPETTTAAAANLLGLLGAFAILWGSLQALQTQRLKLLVAYSTVAQLGYLFLVFPLTQETATAFTAWSGSLYHALAHGLAKGGMFLAAGTVLYALRHDRIQDLDGISQHLPVTLFAFGLAGVSLMGLPPSGGFLAKWSLLTAAIASDQWGWAFIIVLGGLLAAGYVFRVLARAFAQVPSTANYRPVPWFMEWSALLLALMAVVLGLIAQTPLTLIGIGAPVPDKELLL
- a CDS encoding Na+/H+ antiporter subunit C — its product is MMLTPVLLYILTGIGLFIIGLYALLAYPHLLRKILAFNIMASGVFLVYVAAASRTPEGMPDPVPQAMVLTGIVVASASMLLGLALATRFKAITGRAELEDESPSE
- a CDS encoding MnhB domain-containing protein — protein: MTPKPRSSIETGIDPYRALLFSLLSILMAILVGGIMELAPVTPGLEPMVLAAKEPGGAINPVTAVLLIFRDYDTLLELTVLLLALIGVWSLGEAFLPPPRKPSDPILLDFLRLVIPLITLASLYLVWAGGSAAGGAFQGGALLGTIGVLLILSNLHEILFPLRIWLRFAAALGIAIFLTVAIIPLVAGGPLLETPPEWMKTKILWLEFPAALSIGVILAALFAGGRPRKGKKP
- a CDS encoding Na(+)/H(+) antiporter subunit B, which translates into the protein MSFLQWSIDGLLALTLLWLAWQLLTHPDLFRAIVLFIAFGLIMALVWVRLAAIDIALAEAVIGAGLSGTALLVTLRRMGERQPQQRDSELHHDPEA
- the mnhG gene encoding monovalent cation/H(+) antiporter subunit G, with protein sequence MTSLMSLSHWLGATFILSGVLFFVVGTIGLLRFPDIYSRLHALTKADNLGLGLVIAGLVLQAETLTGALKLILIWLLVIASSATTSFLIARAALNRGIQPRSKP
- a CDS encoding monovalent cation/H+ antiporter complex subunit F gives rise to the protein MALFDLELVLSEILIVTIMVGLIRIVRGPTAADRMLTAQLFGTTSVAILLLLGEATDTPALQDVALVFALLAAIAGIAFVQRIWGIEPETHD
- a CDS encoding Na+/H+ antiporter subunit E codes for the protein MKLHSQSKRDQAFLFPVLGRILLFAGLWWILTGGDPTSWGVGIPAVLATTYVSLQLSRRKFFRLNYFSLLRFILFFLCQSLRAGIDVAKRVLQPRLPLNPGLVEFSTQLPPETPARTLLVYTINLLPGTLVARIHRHRLTLHVLDTQAPIIDEVQTLETRIATLFRLKHTNIETNENTGNGNGTI
- a CDS encoding universal stress protein, with product MKQIKSILLALDGKYHRQALIAQVAAVAGEGGAQATLLSVLESPPSKQEVGIEPSELQRLMTEDRVEQLKDIASELEKHGLQVTVKVSQGKAFMEIIREALKGNYDLVMKPAESESTTRSILFGSTDMQLLRMCPSPMWVIKPTHHTQMGKIMIAVDLLPFDEEKSALADKVIQWGKVIAHLANAELHVLHVWELYGETTLRGRTVLADTVDNLVREEERRHRQWLDEALSRNGVEQKQVQIHFYKGEAKKLIPTVANRTDSDLLIMGTVGRTGIPGFFIGNTADSVLHQVDCSILAIKPDGFVTPVKVDR